The Osmia bicornis bicornis chromosome 9, iOsmBic2.1, whole genome shotgun sequence genome has a segment encoding these proteins:
- the LOC114872143 gene encoding uncharacterized protein LOC114872143 isoform X1 has translation MGQIVGRLPNTWDRLLQEKDRVLYWSGEVLAQVADNVNQEMSLFIDYGEESIDEKVESWMNRNRSRVDRTIAKYPNMAAQYKTRVQIELAKIREGFRIRMRNDYRQAYTDIKNFTRKVDKLGKRQRKIHGKILELETICDGDVKRFQKKLGPLRVKTFENLRTGEKMTFEDKRLKTKFAKRVNEIDLKNLQECSKYVDKLISNIEDIMRN, from the exons ATGGGACAAATCGTCGGACGTTTACCAAACACATGGGACCGTTTATTACAGGAAAAAGATCGTGTATTATACTGGAGCGGCGAGGTTTTAGCACAGGTAGCCGATAACGTTAACCAGGAAATGTCGTTATTTATCGATTACGGAGAGGAAAGTATCGACGAAAAAGTCGAATCCTGGATGAACAGGAATCGATCGAGGGTCGATCGAACCATCGCCAAATATCCAAATATGGCGGCACAATACAAAACAAGAGTACAAATTGAACTTGCAaag ATAAGGGAAGGATTTAGAATTCGAATGAGAAACGATTATCGACAGGCCTACAcggatattaaaaatttcacgagAAAGGTGGATAAATTAGGAAAACGACAACGGAAGATACATGGTAAAATTCTCGAGTTAGAAACCATCTGTGATGGAGACGTGAAAcgatttcaaaagaaattagGCCCTTTACGGGTAAAAACGTTTGAAAACCTCAGGACAGGAGAAAAAATGACGTTTGAAGACAAAAGACTGAAAACGAAGTTCGCTAAGAGA gTGAATGAAATTGATCTTAAGAATCTGCAGGAATGTTCTAAATACGTTGACAAATTAATTAGCAACATTGAAGACATTATGCGTAATTAA
- the LOC114872143 gene encoding uncharacterized protein LOC114872143 isoform X2, producing the protein MGQIVGRLPNTWDRLLQEKDRVLYWSGEVLAQVADNVNQEMSLFIDYGEESIDEKVESWMNRNRSRVDRTIAKYPNMAAQYKTRVQIELAKIREGFRIRMRNDYRQAYTDIKNFTRKVDKLGKRQRKIHGKILELETICDGDVKRFQKKLGPLRVKTFENLRTGEKMTFEDKRLKTK; encoded by the exons ATGGGACAAATCGTCGGACGTTTACCAAACACATGGGACCGTTTATTACAGGAAAAAGATCGTGTATTATACTGGAGCGGCGAGGTTTTAGCACAGGTAGCCGATAACGTTAACCAGGAAATGTCGTTATTTATCGATTACGGAGAGGAAAGTATCGACGAAAAAGTCGAATCCTGGATGAACAGGAATCGATCGAGGGTCGATCGAACCATCGCCAAATATCCAAATATGGCGGCACAATACAAAACAAGAGTACAAATTGAACTTGCAaag ATAAGGGAAGGATTTAGAATTCGAATGAGAAACGATTATCGACAGGCCTACAcggatattaaaaatttcacgagAAAGGTGGATAAATTAGGAAAACGACAACGGAAGATACATGGTAAAATTCTCGAGTTAGAAACCATCTGTGATGGAGACGTGAAAcgatttcaaaagaaattagGCCCTTTACGGGTAAAAACGTTTGAAAACCTCAGGACAGGAGAAAAAATGACGTTTGAAGACAAAAGACTGAAAACGAA gTGA